In the genome of Candidatus Cloacimonadota bacterium, one region contains:
- a CDS encoding DUF1788 domain-containing protein, whose translation MAIINELHEPHVRFEHLLKLMSSRKFLDMTGPSNDVPYYICPFRVEETRSMYQYIEQLKNALSLKQIRVLDINLYRLTIEHLESIGELSRHITDEVKTSRELFFKSISGLTDTKDFICPLMIEKIHNDHPDIIFITGVGEVYPYIRSHKILSTLESRYTERPLVLYFPGKYETDSVKGSNLTLFGILDDKYYRAFNIYRCEP comes from the coding sequence ATGGCAATAATAAATGAACTTCACGAACCCCATGTCCGTTTCGAGCACTTGCTCAAACTAATGAGCAGTAGAAAGTTTCTGGATATGACAGGTCCTTCCAATGATGTGCCCTATTATATTTGTCCCTTCCGAGTAGAAGAAACTAGATCAATGTATCAATACATCGAACAGCTCAAAAATGCTCTAAGCCTTAAACAGATCAGAGTATTGGATATCAACCTCTACCGTCTAACAATAGAGCATTTAGAATCAATTGGCGAGTTGAGTAGGCACATCACCGATGAAGTAAAAACTTCAAGAGAGTTATTCTTCAAATCCATATCCGGCTTAACGGATACGAAAGATTTTATCTGCCCGCTGATGATAGAAAAGATACATAATGATCACCCCGACATCATTTTCATAACCGGAGTGGGAGAGGTGTATCCCTACATTCGCTCTCACAAGATTTTATCAACTCTGGAAAGCAGATACACTGAGCGACCATTGGTGCTCTACTTCCCTGGGAAATATGAAACTGACAGTGTAAAGGGTTCCAACCTGACTCTTTTTGGCATCCTTGACGATAAGTACTATAGAGCTTTCAATATATACCGCTGCGAGCCATAA